From one Candidatus Sulfotelmatobacter sp. genomic stretch:
- a CDS encoding cyclodeaminase/cyclohydrolase family protein: MDGIDAYLDKLASADPTPGGGSAATIVAACGVALCAMVARITATSPRHAEQRGPAEAIVHDADALRERLSAARVVDEDAFSRVVAAQALPRGSEAAKAARTAALQAALVGAAEAPLAAAGLCAEGLALVERAAALGNEHLISDVECAEHFLRAAQAACVANVRINHRYIRDEAIIQAQNERLAVLVRRGPPAHGA, translated from the coding sequence GTGGACGGAATCGATGCGTATCTCGACAAGCTGGCGTCCGCCGACCCCACGCCGGGTGGCGGCAGCGCGGCGACGATTGTCGCAGCCTGCGGGGTCGCGCTGTGCGCGATGGTCGCCCGCATCACCGCTACCAGCCCGCGTCACGCCGAGCAGCGCGGCCCGGCCGAGGCGATCGTGCACGACGCCGACGCCCTGCGCGAGCGGCTGAGCGCGGCCCGCGTGGTCGACGAGGACGCGTTCAGCCGGGTCGTGGCCGCCCAGGCGCTCCCGCGCGGCAGCGAGGCCGCGAAGGCGGCACGCACGGCCGCCCTGCAGGCCGCGCTGGTCGGCGCGGCCGAGGCCCCGCTGGCCGCCGCCGGGCTGTGCGCCGAAGGGCTGGCCCTGGTCGAACGGGCCGCGGCGCTGGGCAACGAGCACCTGATCAGCGACGTGGAGTGCGCCGAACACTTCCTGCGGGCCGCGCAGGCGGCGTGCGTCGCCAACGTCCGAATCAATCACCGATATATTCGCGACGAGGCGATCATCCAAGCCCAGAACGAGCGGCTGGCCGTGCTCGTGCGAAGAGGTCCCCCGGCCCACGGGGCGTAG
- the ahcY gene encoding adenosylhomocysteinase has translation MPTLEKARGDVRDLALADAGKSRIEWAASFMPVLGQIRDRFAKTKPLAGVRIGACLHVTTETANLMLALKAGGADIALCASNPLSTQDDVAAALCSHYEIPTFAIKGEDEKTYYSHIEAVIAAKPQMSMDDGCDLVTTIYTKHNALLRDMIGGCEETTTGVIRLHAMEKDGVLPYPVIAVNDALTKHMFDNRYGTGQSTLDGVIRATNVLIAGSTVVVVGYGWCGRGVASRAKGLGAHVVVTEIDPRKALEAAMDGFEVLPMAEAAKRGDVFITVTGNYHVIRKEHFEVMKDGAIVCNSGHFNDELDLDALELLSTGKTTPREFVEAYALKNGRTVRVLGQGRLINLAAGEGHPAAVMDMSFANQAMAAAFLAQNYQTLEKKVYSVPDHIDEEVAQLKLAAFGISIDTPTPEQVKYMASWSEGT, from the coding sequence TTGCCTACTCTCGAGAAGGCGCGCGGGGACGTTCGCGACCTCGCATTGGCCGACGCCGGTAAGTCGCGCATCGAATGGGCCGCATCGTTCATGCCGGTCCTCGGGCAGATCCGCGATCGCTTCGCGAAGACCAAGCCGCTGGCCGGCGTGCGCATCGGCGCGTGCCTGCACGTCACCACCGAAACCGCCAACCTGATGCTGGCCCTCAAGGCCGGCGGCGCCGACATCGCGCTGTGCGCCTCCAACCCGCTCTCGACGCAGGACGACGTCGCGGCCGCGCTGTGCAGCCACTACGAGATCCCGACCTTCGCCATCAAGGGTGAAGACGAGAAGACGTACTACAGCCACATCGAGGCCGTCATCGCCGCGAAGCCGCAGATGTCGATGGACGACGGCTGCGATCTCGTCACCACCATCTACACCAAGCACAACGCGCTGCTGCGGGACATGATCGGCGGCTGCGAGGAGACCACGACGGGCGTCATCCGTCTGCACGCGATGGAGAAGGACGGCGTGCTGCCCTACCCGGTCATCGCCGTCAACGACGCGCTGACCAAGCACATGTTCGACAACCGCTACGGGACCGGCCAGTCGACCCTCGACGGCGTCATCCGCGCGACCAACGTGCTGATCGCCGGCTCGACCGTCGTGGTCGTCGGCTACGGCTGGTGCGGGCGCGGCGTCGCCTCGCGCGCCAAGGGCCTGGGCGCCCACGTCGTCGTCACCGAGATCGATCCCCGCAAGGCGCTCGAAGCCGCGATGGACGGGTTCGAGGTGCTGCCGATGGCGGAAGCCGCCAAGCGCGGCGACGTCTTCATCACCGTCACCGGCAACTACCACGTGATCCGCAAGGAGCACTTCGAGGTGATGAAGGACGGCGCGATCGTCTGCAACTCGGGGCACTTCAACGACGAGCTCGACCTCGACGCGCTCGAGCTGCTCTCGACCGGCAAGACGACGCCGCGCGAGTTCGTCGAAGCGTACGCGCTCAAGAACGGCCGCACGGTTCGCGTGCTGGGTCAGGGCCGCCTGATCAACCTGGCCGCCGGCGAGGGTCACCCGGCCGCGGTGATGGACATGTCGTTCGCCAACCAGGCGATGGCGGCGGCGTTCCTGGCGCAGAACTACCAGACCCTCGAGAAGAAGGTCTACTCGGTTCCCGACCACATCGACGAAGAAGTCGCACAGCTCAAGCTGGCCGCGTTCGGCATCAGCATCGACACCCCGACGCCCGAGCAGGTCAAGTACATGGCGTCGTGGAGCGAGGGCACCTAG
- the metK gene encoding methionine adenosyltransferase, whose product MAYQRLFTSESVTEGHPDKVADQISDAVLDAILADDPHGRVACETFAITGQIHIAGEITTKTYVDIPKIVRETIKEIGYDRSAVGFDYETCGVSVSVDEQSPDIAMGVDQSLEVKETGQHDPFELTGAGDQGMMFGYACRETAQLMPLPITLAHDLTRLLAAARKNKTIGYLRPDGKSQVTVEYDGLKPVRVDAVVISTQHDPDVPLDLIRREVTEQIIDQVIPKGLRDNNLKVYVNPTGRFVIGGPKGDAGLTGRKIIADTYGGMARHGGGAFSGKDPTKVDRSAAYAARYVAKNVVAAGLADRCEIQVAYAIGVAHPVSVLVETFGTNKIEEETIAELVKRHFDLRPAAIIHNLDLRRPIYKQTAAYGHFGRPELDLPWEKLDKAAALRADSGLRGEIDRELVPLIG is encoded by the coding sequence ATGGCGTATCAGCGTCTGTTCACCTCGGAGTCGGTGACCGAAGGGCATCCCGACAAGGTCGCCGACCAGATCTCCGACGCGGTGCTCGACGCGATCCTCGCCGACGACCCGCATGGCCGCGTCGCGTGCGAGACGTTCGCGATCACCGGCCAGATCCACATCGCCGGCGAGATCACGACCAAGACGTACGTCGACATCCCGAAGATCGTCCGCGAGACGATCAAGGAGATCGGCTACGATCGCTCGGCGGTCGGCTTCGACTACGAGACCTGCGGCGTCAGCGTCTCGGTCGACGAGCAGTCGCCCGACATCGCGATGGGCGTCGATCAATCGCTGGAAGTCAAGGAGACCGGTCAGCACGATCCGTTCGAGCTGACCGGCGCCGGCGACCAGGGGATGATGTTCGGCTACGCGTGCCGTGAAACCGCGCAGCTCATGCCGCTGCCGATCACGCTGGCGCACGACCTCACCCGCTTGCTCGCGGCCGCGCGCAAGAACAAGACGATCGGCTACCTGCGCCCCGACGGCAAGTCGCAGGTCACGGTCGAGTACGACGGGCTCAAGCCGGTGCGCGTCGACGCCGTCGTCATCTCGACCCAGCACGATCCCGACGTCCCGCTCGACCTGATCCGGCGCGAAGTCACCGAGCAGATCATCGATCAGGTGATCCCCAAGGGGCTGCGCGACAACAATCTCAAGGTCTACGTCAACCCGACCGGGCGTTTCGTCATCGGCGGTCCGAAGGGCGACGCCGGCTTGACCGGCCGCAAGATCATCGCCGATACGTACGGCGGGATGGCGCGGCACGGCGGCGGCGCGTTCTCCGGCAAGGACCCGACCAAGGTGGACCGCTCGGCGGCGTACGCGGCGCGCTACGTCGCCAAGAACGTCGTCGCGGCGGGGCTCGCCGACCGCTGCGAGATCCAGGTCGCATACGCGATCGGCGTCGCGCACCCGGTCAGCGTGCTGGTCGAGACGTTCGGCACCAACAAGATCGAGGAAGAGACGATCGCGGAACTGGTCAAACGCCACTTCGACCTGCGCCCCGCCGCCATCATCCACAACCTCGACCTGCGCCGCCCGATCTACAAGCAGACCGCGGCGTACGGCCACTTCGGCCGTCCCGAGCTCGACTTGCCGTGGGAGAAGCTCGACAAGGCCGCCGCGCTGCGCGCCGACTCCGGGCTGCGCGGCGAGATCGATCGCGAGCTGGTGCCGCTGATCGGCTGA
- a CDS encoding crosslink repair DNA glycosylase YcaQ family protein — translation MRSHYLPLFSRLGDYEPGVLEDAAYGRDRILFEYWGHEASLLPLAAHPLLRWRMERARSGEGTWGRLARLRRDNPHVLERVLARLAHEGPLGAGAFEGPRGEGGWWGWSEAKNALEALFWSGEITTRTRRGFERIYDLTERVIPAEILALPTPGEADAQRELVRTSARAMGIASERDLRDYFRLDLADARARVAELVESGELTPVTVESLRGTRYLAPGTRVPRRVHAHALLSPFDSLVWNRDRTRELFGFDYRIEIYVPRHKRVHGYYVLPFLFGDRLMARVDLKHDRQARILRAHATHLEHGVPRREVLAAVRTQLESMAHWLGADKVTMR, via the coding sequence GTGCGCTCGCACTACCTGCCGCTCTTCTCGCGGCTGGGCGACTACGAACCGGGCGTGCTCGAGGATGCGGCGTACGGACGCGACCGCATCCTCTTCGAGTACTGGGGTCATGAGGCGTCGCTGCTGCCGCTCGCCGCGCACCCGCTCTTGCGCTGGCGGATGGAGCGCGCGCGCAGCGGCGAGGGAACCTGGGGGCGGCTGGCGCGGCTGCGGCGCGACAACCCGCACGTGCTCGAGCGCGTGCTGGCGCGGCTGGCCCACGAGGGTCCGCTCGGCGCGGGCGCGTTCGAAGGCCCGCGCGGCGAGGGCGGCTGGTGGGGCTGGAGCGAGGCGAAGAACGCGCTCGAGGCGCTGTTCTGGTCGGGCGAGATCACGACCCGGACGCGGCGCGGCTTCGAGCGCATCTACGACCTGACCGAACGCGTCATCCCAGCCGAGATCCTCGCGCTGCCGACGCCCGGCGAAGCCGACGCGCAGCGCGAGCTGGTGCGCACCTCGGCGCGCGCGATGGGGATCGCGAGCGAGCGCGATCTGCGCGACTACTTCCGGCTCGACCTCGCCGACGCGCGCGCCCGCGTCGCGGAGCTGGTCGAGAGCGGCGAGCTCACGCCGGTCACGGTCGAAAGCCTCCGTGGGACGCGGTACCTCGCCCCCGGCACGAGGGTGCCGCGGCGCGTGCACGCGCACGCGCTGCTCTCACCCTTCGATTCGCTGGTCTGGAACCGCGATCGCACGCGCGAGCTGTTCGGCTTCGACTACCGCATCGAGATCTACGTCCCGCGGCACAAGCGCGTCCACGGCTACTACGTGCTGCCGTTCCTGTTCGGCGACCGGCTGATGGCGCGCGTCGACCTCAAGCACGATCGCCAAGCGCGCATCCTGCGCGCGCACGCCACCCACCTCGAGCACGGCGTCCCCCGCCGCGAGGTTCTCGCCGCGGTCCGCACCCAACTGGAGTCGATGGCACACTGGCTCGGCGCCGACAAAGTCACGATGCGCTAG
- a CDS encoding secretin N-terminal domain-containing protein, producing the protein MNAQPNASIIVSGALEHGSADHADLTLRFSGPIPRCNVPPQAASAIVVQCIQTRIAPQFRPIAVAGALVESVRVNLIGGDLNILILVAVPAHVDFSATANTIELSISRDRSPPSKQEAMRRLPIVLGATTAVVILHFADVSEIAGALIEGQTVPVNDTFAPQPSQISQSASSIGGASGGIVAAQSISVASPASTQALGQKLTDELAIDRRLNAIILTGTPERVAELRSLIAQLDVPLPTVTLETQIVELTDSAAKQVGIDYTNAGGPIAAVSTQLKSQSLATSSLNLQAQIYDVVTKGGGKLLARPSIVAQSGSPASILTGDEIPVVTTLTSFGSATLTQQQVQYVTVGVNLQIQPRVSPDGFINFHIYSEVSSVSSYVQGYPEITQRTATTAATVRDGQSFVIGGLIEDSEINSLSKIPLLGDLPLLGSFFRNRTEQRVNTNLYIVVTPHITNAPSPDQSHS; encoded by the coding sequence GTGAACGCGCAGCCGAACGCGTCCATCATCGTGAGTGGCGCGCTCGAACACGGCTCGGCCGACCATGCCGATCTCACCCTAAGATTCTCGGGCCCAATACCGCGCTGCAACGTTCCGCCGCAAGCCGCAAGCGCGATTGTTGTGCAATGCATACAGACGCGTATCGCGCCGCAGTTTAGGCCAATCGCCGTCGCAGGCGCACTCGTAGAGTCCGTCCGGGTCAACCTCATCGGCGGCGACCTCAACATACTGATCCTCGTCGCAGTCCCGGCTCACGTCGATTTCTCCGCCACGGCAAACACCATCGAACTATCGATCTCTCGCGATCGTAGCCCCCCGAGCAAGCAAGAAGCAATGAGGCGACTGCCCATCGTGCTCGGCGCGACGACTGCCGTCGTCATCTTACACTTCGCCGACGTGAGCGAGATTGCGGGTGCCCTCATCGAGGGGCAGACCGTGCCTGTTAATGATACCTTTGCGCCGCAACCATCACAAATCAGCCAAAGCGCCTCATCAATCGGCGGCGCCTCCGGCGGCATCGTTGCGGCGCAATCGATATCGGTCGCAAGCCCAGCGTCGACGCAGGCCCTCGGGCAGAAGCTGACGGACGAGCTCGCCATTGATCGCCGCCTCAACGCGATCATCCTTACCGGTACGCCGGAACGCGTCGCCGAATTGCGCAGCCTAATCGCACAACTGGACGTGCCCCTTCCAACCGTGACCCTCGAAACGCAGATCGTCGAGCTTACCGACAGTGCCGCTAAGCAAGTCGGCATCGACTACACAAACGCCGGCGGTCCCATTGCTGCCGTTTCGACGCAGCTCAAAAGCCAAAGCCTCGCCACGTCGAGCTTGAACTTGCAGGCACAAATCTACGACGTCGTTACGAAGGGTGGCGGAAAACTTCTTGCGCGACCGAGCATCGTCGCGCAAAGCGGGTCGCCGGCATCGATTCTCACCGGCGATGAGATTCCGGTCGTTACGACGTTGACGAGCTTCGGCTCGGCGACTCTTACGCAGCAACAGGTGCAGTACGTGACCGTCGGCGTGAATCTTCAAATTCAGCCACGCGTTTCGCCTGACGGCTTCATCAACTTCCACATCTACTCGGAAGTCTCCAGTGTGAGCTCATACGTGCAGGGCTACCCCGAAATCACACAACGTACGGCGACGACGGCGGCGACTGTACGTGACGGTCAGTCCTTCGTTATCGGAGGCTTGATAGAGGACAGCGAGATCAACAGCCTTTCCAAGATCCCGCTTTTAGGCGACCTACCCCTACTTGGGAGTTTCTTTCGAAACCGTACCGAGCAACGGGTAAACACAAATCTCTATATCGTCGTCACGCCGCACATCACCAATGCGCCGTCTCCGGATCAAAGCCACTCTTGA
- a CDS encoding CsgG/HfaB family protein produces the protein MRRIVFALACAVVSATTLGTPSGACAAGPPTAAVLDFDTKGLTGSNYGQFEPGVALADLVTDALVSKGQLSVVDRSHLTSTLNEHHLGAGGEVDPASAVSAGRLIGARYLISGNVVQLDVTGRSGGAGFLPALPARSRARCTAAVRRSKSRLRSSTR, from the coding sequence GTGCGACGAATCGTCTTCGCGCTTGCGTGCGCGGTCGTGTCCGCGACGACGCTCGGCACGCCGTCCGGCGCGTGTGCGGCCGGACCGCCGACCGCGGCCGTACTCGACTTCGACACCAAAGGCCTGACCGGCAGCAATTACGGCCAGTTCGAACCCGGCGTCGCGCTGGCGGACCTGGTGACCGACGCGCTCGTCAGCAAAGGACAGCTCTCGGTCGTCGATCGCAGCCACCTCACCTCGACGCTGAACGAGCACCACTTGGGCGCGGGCGGCGAGGTCGATCCGGCCTCCGCCGTCAGCGCCGGCCGGCTCATCGGAGCGCGCTATCTCATCTCCGGCAACGTGGTGCAGTTGGACGTCACCGGGCGCAGCGGCGGCGCCGGCTTTCTGCCGGCGTTGCCGGCTCGATCGCGGGCTCGGTGCACAGCAGCCGTACGACGCTCAAAGTCTCGGTTAAGGTCGTCGACGCGCTGA
- a CDS encoding DoxX family protein, translating to MRARLPLAALFLTSGILHFVRPRPFEAIVPPRFGDPKMLVRITGAAEIAGAIGLLLPGTRRPAGIGLMLLLLGVWPANIGMALEAKRFRRVAPAWVIWARVPLQLPLLWWVDRASR from the coding sequence ATGCGCGCACGCCTCCCGCTCGCGGCCCTTTTCTTGACGTCGGGCATCTTGCATTTCGTGCGCCCGCGTCCGTTCGAGGCCATCGTGCCGCCGCGCTTCGGCGACCCCAAGATGCTCGTACGCATCACCGGCGCGGCGGAGATCGCCGGCGCAATCGGACTGCTGCTTCCCGGCACGCGGCGGCCGGCGGGCATTGGGCTCATGCTGCTGTTGCTCGGAGTCTGGCCGGCCAACATCGGGATGGCGCTCGAGGCGAAGCGCTTCCGGCGCGTCGCGCCGGCTTGGGTCATCTGGGCACGCGTGCCGCTGCAGCTGCCGCTGCTCTGGTGGGTCGACCGCGCCAGCCGATAG
- a CDS encoding cyclopropane-fatty-acyl-phospholipid synthase family protein, translated as MRASADVQRRARGIRAGVRGEDAGYVAMATVTTEPAIERSKAVLEGLFGPQLGNEVAVRLWDGSEIPASSPAFTLLVNAPYALRAAFTPPLDANPGRAFVEGWIDIVGDVELALDTLERSVTRLSKLALARLAMLLARLPRAPRHHHGRARLHGKVHSKARDAAAIGFHYDQPVAFYRTFLGRELVYSCAYWDDGVTDLDGAQRAKLDYVLDKVRLRAGQTFLDIGCGWGGLVLRAAQRGARALGVTLSRRQHEEAQRRIAEAGLEDRARVELRDYRELGDLQFDAIASVGMVEHVGRERLGEYFRCAYRALREGGLFLNHGIVQQGRDGKGYRASDDFIGRYVFPDGDLVPVDVTTRAAESVGFEVRDVENLREHYARTLRAWGTNLEANRVTAIDATDARTERIWRIYMAGSARGFALGRMGLMQTLLGKPRSNGVTDVPPTRRDLYR; from the coding sequence GTGCGCGCATCCGCGGACGTTCAGCGCCGGGCCCGCGGCATCCGCGCAGGGGTGCGCGGCGAGGACGCGGGATACGTCGCGATGGCGACCGTAACGACCGAACCGGCGATCGAGCGTTCCAAGGCGGTGCTGGAGGGACTGTTCGGCCCACAGCTCGGCAACGAGGTGGCGGTCCGCCTGTGGGACGGCAGCGAGATTCCCGCGTCGTCGCCCGCCTTCACGCTGCTGGTCAACGCGCCGTACGCGCTGCGCGCGGCCTTCACGCCGCCGCTCGACGCCAACCCCGGCCGCGCGTTCGTCGAGGGTTGGATCGACATCGTCGGCGACGTCGAGCTCGCGCTGGATACGCTCGAACGGTCGGTGACGCGGCTCTCGAAGCTCGCGCTGGCGCGCCTAGCGATGCTGCTGGCGCGCTTGCCGCGTGCGCCGCGCCACCACCACGGGCGCGCGCGGCTGCACGGAAAGGTGCACTCGAAAGCGCGCGACGCGGCGGCGATCGGGTTCCACTACGACCAGCCGGTCGCGTTCTACCGCACCTTCCTGGGCCGCGAGCTGGTGTACTCGTGCGCATATTGGGACGACGGCGTGACCGACCTCGACGGCGCGCAGCGCGCGAAGCTCGACTACGTCCTCGACAAGGTGCGCTTGCGCGCCGGCCAGACGTTCTTGGACATCGGGTGCGGGTGGGGCGGCCTGGTGCTGCGGGCGGCGCAGCGCGGCGCGCGCGCGCTCGGCGTTACGCTCTCGCGCCGCCAGCACGAAGAAGCGCAGCGCCGCATCGCCGAGGCCGGACTCGAGGATCGCGCGCGGGTCGAGCTGCGTGACTACCGTGAGCTAGGCGACCTGCAGTTCGACGCGATCGCGTCGGTGGGAATGGTCGAGCACGTCGGGCGCGAACGGCTGGGTGAGTATTTCCGCTGCGCGTACCGCGCGCTGCGCGAGGGTGGCCTGTTCCTCAACCACGGCATCGTGCAGCAGGGCCGCGACGGGAAAGGGTATCGCGCCAGCGACGATTTCATCGGCCGCTACGTGTTTCCCGACGGCGACTTGGTGCCGGTCGACGTCACCACCCGCGCGGCGGAATCGGTCGGTTTCGAAGTGCGCGACGTCGAGAACCTGCGCGAGCACTACGCCCGCACGCTGCGTGCCTGGGGGACGAATCTGGAGGCGAATCGCGTGACCGCGATCGACGCGACCGACGCGCGCACCGAACGCATCTGGCGCATCTACATGGCCGGCAGCGCGCGCGGCTTCGCGCTCGGCCGCATGGGATTGATGCAAACGCTGCTCGGGAAGCCCCGTTCCAACGGCGTCACCGACGTTCCGCCGACGCGCCGCGACCTCTATCGCTGA